Within Winogradskyella helgolandensis, the genomic segment ACGGATCAACTTTAGTTAACCCTTCAGCTTTAGAGACTTGTTTTGTTTGCCAATTAAGCATACCAGAAACATAGTCACCTTCTGCAAACTTTTCATTTTTAGATTCTAATACTTTTGCGATAACGCCAGATTGAATTGGTTTGTTAAGTTGAAATGGTGGTACATATGATTTGGCATCACTCATTCTGCCTCTTAAATAAGGATCTACAGAAACGTATTTGGTTTCCAATAGTATTTCACCTTTACTAATTGTATTTTCAGATTCCTCAGTTATAAATTCGAAATCTGACATTGAAGGTTTTCCTTCAGGTCTATTTTTCAATAGAATTGTCTTTGTCATGATTCTTAATTTTTTATTAGTCTATTACAGTTACTAAATCTTCCATAGGTTTTCTCACCTTAACGAGATTTACTAACCAATCTTCATCTTCTTTTCTGTAGCCTATTGGCAACATAACAGCGCTGCGTAACCCTTTTTCACGAAGTCCCAAGATTTGGTCTACAGCATCTGGCTCAAAGCCTTCTAAAGGTGTTGCATCAACCTCTTCAAAAGCAGCAGCTGTTATTGCTTCAGCAAAAGCGATATAGGCTTGTTTGGCGGCATGGTTAAAGTTTTCTTCAGGATCTTTTTGAGGATATAAGTTTAATAACATCTGACGGTAATTTTCCCAGCCTTCATTTTTAAAACCACGAACCTCGTTGGTTAAATCAAACATATAGTTAATGCGATCTGCTGTGTAGGTGTCCCAAGCCGCGAAAACGAGTAGGTGAGAGCAATCTGTAATTACCGATTGGTTCCAAGCTACTGGTTTTATCTTTTCTTTAATCTCTTGATTTTTAATTACAAATATTTCAAAAGGTTGTAAACCACTTGATGTTGGCGCTAAGCGCGCGGCTTCTAAAATGCGTTCTATTTTTTCTTCTGGTACTACGTTTCCATTCATGGCTTTTGCAGCATATCTCCATTTTAATTTATCTAATAATTCCATATCTATAATTTTTTTAAGCGTTGTTTCCTAATTTATTAATGTCTTCTGAAGATATAATCACATCAGAATACTCATTTGTATTTGCTAAATGTATCATGGCTTCAGCTATGGTTTCAGCATTTACTATTTTATACTTTTTTAATTTGCCTATGAATAATGGTTGAATCACTTTGAAAATCACCAATCCTATTTTTTCTAATAGTCTAGATTCTTGTCTATCACCTCCAATTAAGGATGGTCTCAATACAAATGTCTTTTTAAGCTGTTGCTGTAAGACCTTGTGTTCCATTTCTCCTTTTGTCTTATTGTAAAAAACGTTACTATTTTTATTGGCTCCCATTGCAGAGATGACTAAAAAGGTTGGAATGTTGTTGGCTTTTGAAAGCTTTGCAGCAGCAACCGGAATGCCACAATCTATTTTTTTATAAAGCGTTTTGTTTGGTGTCTTTTTGGCTGTTGTGCCAATGCAGCAATACACTTCGTCTGCTGTAAAGTCATCCTTAAATTGATTGAGTTCTAAAAGATTTCCAATAAACTGTTTGACTTTATTTGGTAAACCTTCAATCTTTGAACGTGAAAACAATTTAATGCTATCGTAACGTTCGTCTTTAATTAATTTTTGAAGCACTAAACCTCCAGTTAAACCAGAAGCCCCTAATATGATTGCTGTTTTTTTCATGTTATTGACACATTTTTATGCTGCTCCAAGCAGATTGGTAAGCTTCTTCTAAATGTGTTTTATCTAAGGTAAATGCACCTCGTTTTTGAGTCATCATTAAAAAAGATAATGGGTTAATAGCATAGGCATACAATATGTAATCAGAAAGTGGTTTTATAACACCTTCTTTTTTACCACGTTCCCAAAGATCGAGTAGTGGTTGTAGGTGTTTAATACCTTCTTGTCTACTTTCTTCGTCTATCATTGGAGTATTATCGCACTGTGCTAAAAACATAGCATGCTCGCATTCATTGAGTTTAAAATCGGCGATGCGTTTCCAAATTAATTCAAATCCCTCCTCAATAGGCATATTAGCTTCGTAATTAGCAAAAGCATATTTAGTGTATTCTGCTTTAACTTCAATATACGTTTGGTTAACTAAGTCTTGCTTGTTTTCAAAATATAAGTAAATAGTAGCAGGAGATACATTAGCCATTTTAGCAATCTTACTCATAGGAGTCGCATGAAATCCATTGTTATTTACGAGCTCTATTGTTGCTCTAACCAGTGCGTTACGTTTATCTATACTTTTTTGAAGCTTTGCCATTGTATTTAATTATGGAACAAATATACATTAAAAATGAACGTTCATTCTTTTTTTAACAAAGGTTTAAGTTTACATACAAATCCCTAATTTGCAGTGAATAACAAAAATGTGTTATAGATGATTATGACTTAAAACTAAATATTGAGCGCTTCTAAATAAATTTTTCCGTTATATCTGCTGGATTTAAAACCTCTGTTTTGGCAATAAAATTCATAAATAGATAAATAGCCATAACATGACAGATAACGATTAATACCGTAAAAGTTCTGTCGTAATATAAAAACTCATTAATCGCTATTAATGTAATTTGAAAAAAAGTAAAAATACCTGAAGCTAATAAAATCGCACTATTATGGTAATTGTCATGTAAATATATAATAGCCAATGTAATAATGTAAATGATTAAGCTAAACGCGCATAGAAAAACAAAAAATAATTGATTATCTGGTAGAAAAATAATCAGTAAATCAACAATCGCATAAAGAATATAAGAAACCAATAAGGTACTCACTAAAACTGAAAATGATAATACCGATTTTAATGTACCTTTCTGTAAATACTTCTTAAGACTAAGCGTGCAGCATAATAGGTAGACAGATGTCAAAGTAGAGATCCAAACAAAGCAGGTATCAAAACAATAAAAAGATAGCACATCAGACGCTAATATGGCTATTAAAGCAATTATAAAAAGGGGATTTGCTTTCTTTTTTGTGATGTTGATGTAATCGAAAAAAATGGAAAGAATCACTATCGGTAATACATAGATCAATTGCGTTCTATCCAAATATATACTTACAACTATAGTTGCTATAAATGACAGATAAAACAAGCTACCAATAAAAGCTGACTTTTTAAAGAAATGCGAATAGTCCTCTATTTTTTTAGTCATTAAAATGAAATAATAGTTGCTGTCGTAAAACCAAATATACTTAATTAGTGTCTTTAAAATGGAATTAAAGTGCTTAGAATCAATCTATATACGGCTTTTTATAGCTTCAGTAGGAATAGCTTCATTTATAAAAAAAGGGAGGAATGGTATCATTTTATGTTGAAACAATATTAATTAAACCATTGGCTACAAAAAACAGAAAAGAGTATGAACTAACAATGCTACTCTAAATATTTACCATTCCAATGATTACGGCATAAAAGGAAACAATAACTTTAGGAAGTCTTTACAACTTGTTCTGAAACCGCATACACACCCCAATCCGCAATAGATTGCACTACAGGAATTAACGTTTTACCAAAATCAGTTAAAGAATATTCTACTTTTAAAGGAGGCTTAGAAGTGTAAACCTTTCGCTTTATAACCCCATCTTCTTCTAAGGTTTTAAGCTGTAAGCTTAAGGTACGCTCTGTAACCGTTGGCATTTCCTTTCTTAAAGCGCTGTATCGAAGTGGTTGATCCCGTAAATGAAATAAAATTACCGTTTTCCATTTACCACCAATGATACCCATAGTTAAACTAGCACAACATGGATATTCTTTTCCTTTAAATTTATACATAATAGCGCATTTAATAGCTAATGATTTAAACAAAGATAACATACTATCATTTCTTATACAACTATACTTTTTATAGTAATTTTAACAAATTACATAAACAATTGAACAGCAGTTTTTTTAGGTGGTGTTTGAGTTGAAGATTTTATACTATCCTTTTTGACCGTTATTGCGTGATTCGATATCGATACCTAGTTTTGTCACTATACTTTTGATAGTATAACTATAAAATCAACTTAAACTATAAAAATGAATTTAACAGAATTATTAAACTGGAGGTACACAACAAAAGAATATAATCCAACCAAAAAAATATCTGAAGCAGATATGGCTGAAGTCAAAAATTTATTAAGAATGAGCCCTTCAAGTGTCAACCTTCAACCATGGCATTTCATAGTAGCTGAAACGGCAGAAGGAAAAGCGCGTATAGCCAAAGGAACTCAAGGCTTCTTTAGCTTTAATGAACCAAAAGTAACGAATGCGTCTGCTGTAGTCTTGTTTTGTTCAAAAACGGATGCAGATGAAGACTATATGAAGCATATTGCAGATACAGAAGATAAAAGTGGAAGGTTTCCAAATGAAGATATTAAAAACGGATTTTTAGGAGCCGTGAAGGCTTTTGCTGGTATTCATAAATATGACTTAAAAGATCTACAACATTGGATGGAAAAGCAAGTATACCTTAACATCGGAAGCTTTTTATTAGGAGTTGCTAGTTTAGGTATTGATGCTACACCCATGGAAGGTATTGATGTAAAAGCATTAGATGAAGAATTCGGATTAAGAGAAAAAGGATTCACGTCCTTAGTGGCTGTATCTATAGGTTATAGAGCGGAATCTGACTTTAATTCAACAGAAAAAACACCAAAATCTAGATTATCAGAAAACGAAATTTTTACTCTGATATAAATAGTTTTGCTCACCATCACGTATATACAATGTAACCTATCGTGGCTTGGTTATAAAAGGATTGCTGCATAATGACGATGAACATGCTAAGCATAGAATGAAATTAAATACAGTGATAATAAGCCTGTAAAAAATAGTTTTGCTTTTTCAGATTCAAATCCTTTGCTAAAGAAGTTTCTGTAAGTTGATTTAAGTATGAATTTATAGTCCCTTAATATTGATCCATAGCTAGAAGAAGCCACTAAAATAGTGTGGCTTTTTCTATTATTAAAAACTAAAATAAAATGTATAAAAAGTACAATATATTCAATTAACAAATTATACTTTTGCCAATTGGTAGAAGGGCATTCTGAAGCGGAAAAAAAAACAAATAAGTGCTAAAGGAATTCAAAGCCAATGTAATACCTATTATTTTTAAAATTTCTTAATTGATGGATAACTTAATTACATTTTCAATTACCGTATTTACTGCCTTTTTTGCGATAACGAATCCTATATCAAACATGACGGTTTTTGTGTCTTTAACACAAGGTGCAAATAAGAAAACAAAGCATGATATAAATAAACGAGCCAATATTATAGCATTTGTTATTGTGGCCGTTTTTGTGCTTTTAGGAAAATATATTTTTGAATTATTTAATATCAGTATTCCAGCCTTTAAAATTACAGGTGGTATTTTAATCTTTTTTATTGGGTTTGATATGCTGCAATCAAAACAATCCAATGTTAAAAGTCTTGAACACGTTCATATTGATGAAAATATTGCGGTCTCACCATTAGCTATTCCTATTTTAGCAGGTCCTGGCACTATTGTTACTGCCATGAATTTTGTAGCTAACGTAGAACCCATACATATAATCTTAGTCATTGCGATATTTGGATCAATGAGTTTATTGACGTATTTCACGTTTAGAATAAGCGACCTGATTGTTAAAATAGTTGGTCATAACGTCATCTCTGTGATTGGAAAAATAATGGGATTGATTATAGCAATTATAGGTACGGGTATGATTATTCAAGGGATTAAAATCTCATTTAATTTAATCGCAATTTAAATCATTAAACCTCTTCAATTTTTTGCGATAGTATGCCATCTTCAATCGATTTCAAAAACAGGTTCTCAAGTTGAACTTTCAAAATAAATATCAATTATCGATTCCTTAATTTTTGATGAATTAAGTTAATTTATCAAATTATAATTGCCAATATGATAAAATTCTAGCGTCAAAAATTACGATAACGTTTTCGTAACTACTTGTAGCGCAGTAGTTTTTAAAAAGATATTAAGAATTTCATACCCTTTATCGTATTTATCCTAATTACGGATTAAAACCACTTCAAATTTAATAAAATAACCTTATTATTTTTGTGTTATCACTAAATATAGCGCTCTTAAAATAAGAATATCATAAATCTTTAGTTCTTATTTTTTCAATTAAACACAACTCTCCGATATCAATATTTCTTGTACGTCAATAACTACGCAACTCTCCAAGCTTTAGTGTTTCTATTACACGATAAATTGAAGAATTATAGTTTTTATAATATGATTTCTGTCATAAAACAGAAAACAGTCCTAAAGTAAATTTGTACAAGAAATAAAATTATCATTATGAATATATCACACATAGAGCATTTAGGAATTGCAGTAGAAAATTTAGATGAAGCGATAAAGTACTATGAACAGGTTTTAGGAATGAAATGCTATTCTATAGAGGAGGTTGTCGACCAAAAGGTAAAGACAGCCTTTTTTTTGGTAGGTAATACAAAAATTGAATTACTAGAAAGCACGTCGCCTGATGGACCAATCGGAAAGTTTATTGCTAAAAAAGGACAAGGTATACATCATATTGCATTTGCTGTAGATAATACTACCGAAGCTCTCAAAACTGCCGAAGAAAGAGGTGTAACTCTAATTGATAAAACCTCTAGAAAAGGAGCCGAAGGCTTAGAGATTGGATTCTTACATCCAAAATCAACTTTAGGGGTACTTACAGAACTGTGTTCAAAACCAGAATAATTTGATATAATATTTAGATAAGAAAAGAAATTATGGCAAATCAAGATAAAATTAACGAGCTCATAGAAAAAAGAGTAAAAGCAAAGTTGGGTGGAGGAGAGAAACGTATCGACTCTCAACATGCTAAAGGTAAATTAACGGCTCGCGAGCGTATAGACATTCTTTTAGACGACGATAGTTTTGAAGAATTCGACATGTTTGTAACACACAGAACAAAATCTTTCGGATTAGATAAACAAATTTATCTATCGGATGGTGTTGTTACAGGTCACGGAACTATTGACGGAAGAATAGTGTATTTATTTGCGCAAGATTTTACCGTTTTCGGTGGATCATTATCAGAAACTTACGCTTTAAAAATATGTAAGGTGATGGATATGGCCATGAAGATTGGAGTGCCTGTTATCGGATTAAATGATTCTGGTGGTGCACGTATTCAAGAAGGGGTTAGATCCTTAGCTGGTTATGCTGAAATTTTTCAGCGAAATATTATGGCTTCTGGTGTTATTCCTCAAATTTCTTCAATTTTAGGACCTTGTGCAGGTGGAGCTGTGTATTCTCCAGCATTAACGGACTTTACAATTATGACTGAAGAAACAAGCTATATGTTTGTTACAGGCCCCAAAGTTGTGAAATCGGTGACAGGTGAAGTTGTTACGGCAGAACAATTAGGTGGTGCTAAAATTCATTCTACACGATCTGGTGTATCTCACTTTTTAGCAGAAAATGACGAAGAAAATTTAATGCTTATTCGTAAAATATTGAGTTATATGCCTTCTAATAATTTAGAAGAAGCTCCTATAATTTCTTGTAATGATCCTATTGATAGATTAGAAGATGCCTTAAATGAAATTATTCCAGAAAATCCTAATCAACCTTATGATATTGTAGATGTAATATCAATCCTTGCTGATAATGGAGAGTTTACTGAAGTGCATAGAAATTATGCCAGAAATATTTGTGTAGGTTTTGCCAGATTTAATGGACGACCTGTTGGTATTGTAGCTAACCAACCTAAATATTATGCAGGTGTTTTGGATATTGATGCCTCTCGTAAAGCAGCACGATTTGTTCGTTTTTGTGATGCCTTCAATATTCCAATCGTAACCTTAGTTGATGTACCAGGATTCTTACCAGGAACGGGACAAGAGTATGGAGGAATCATATTGCACGGAGCCAAATTATTATTTGCATATGGTGAAGCGACCGTACCTAAAGTCACTATTACCCTAAGAAAGTCATATGGTGGAGCACACGATGTAATGAGTTGTAAACAATTACGAGGCGATTTAAATTATGCATGGCCAACTGCAGAAATTGCGGTAATGGGAGCGAAGGGAGCTGTTGAAGTTTTAGAAGGTTCTAATATTAGAAAAATAGAAGATGCTGACGAAAAACTAGATTATATACAGCAAAAAGAAGATGAATATACAGAGCGATTCGCTAACCCATATCAAGCTGCTAAATATGGATTTATTGATGATGTTATTGAACCAAGAAATACACGTTTCAGAATCATTAGAGCATTAGAATTGCTTCAAAATAAAAAAGACGTCAATCCACCTAAAAAACACTCAAATATCCCACTATAATGACACAGATACTATTATATACAGATCCCATTAGTGAAGGCTATGTTATTCTAATTACAGGATTATTAATTGTTTTTGGGGCTTTAGTCACACTAGCACTTTTCTTTAATTACGGATTGCCCGTAATGTTATATATCTACAAAATAATAACGAAAGGAAAAGACAAAAAGATTAGTGAAATTAAAGTTAAACGTGATAGTGATTTTACAGGAGAACTTTCTGCTGTAATTGGTGCTTCGGTTCATATGTACTTAAGTGAACAACATGATGTAGAAAGTGGCATCTTAACTATAAAACAAGTCAAGAAAACATATTCGCCTTGGAGTTCAAAAATTTATGGAACTCAAAATAGATTATAACATATGAAGCGCGCTGATTCAAAATTTTTCACTCAAAGAAATGATAAATAGCGAACAGCATGAGTACACTGAAAAACACTATAAATACTAAGATACATGAAAACATATAAATTCAAAGTCAACGAAAACGGCTACACCGTTAATGTAAAATCACACGAAGATAATATCATTAACTTAGAAGTTAATGGCACTTCTTATGATGTAATTATGAGTACTGAGATTAAAAAAACGAAGACTCCTACTTTGGTGCGATCGGCTTCAAAACAACCAGCCGCACCTTTACAAACCACACCAAAGTCTCAAAAAACTAATATTGTAGCACCTATTCCAGGAGTTATTCTATCTCTAAATGTAAAAGTTGGAGATACGATTAAGGAAAACGATTTATTATTAGTTCTTGAAGCTATGAAAATGGAGAATAACATCGTTGCCGAAAAAGCTGGTGTTGTAGCTTCTATAAAAGTTGTAGTAGGACAACAAGTGTTGCAAGATGCCATATTGATAGAACTCGAATAGCCGTAGTAACGTTATTCAATAAAGTATACTAATCATTATTTAAAATTAAAAAATGAAGAAATTAATTATAATATTTAGCTCTATAGCTTTGCTCGTTTTTCTTAGACCAGTATTGGGATTAGGCGAAAATATAAACTCAGCCTCTAATTCTTCAATATCTACAACACAAGTTGACGATAATGAAGAAGAAAGTATTATCACCGAAGCCGTTGATGGTATAAAATCATTTTATAGTTATACAGGATTTGCAAATTCGTCCTCAGGTAACGTCATTATGATTTTTATAGGAATCGTTTTTATCTATTTAGGTATTAAATACAATTACGAACCTTTACTACTAATCCCTATTGGAGCAGGTGTGATTTTAGGAAATATTCCTTTTGTTGCCGGAAACCAAACCGGTATTTATGAAACCGGATCAGTTTTAAATTACCTCTACTTTGGTGTTGTAAAAGGGATATATCCACCATTAATTTTCTTAGGCATTGGTGCTATGACCGACTTTTCATCACTAATCGCCAATCCTAAATTAATGCTTTTAGGAGGTGCGGCACAAATCGGTGTATTCGCTACGTTTATGGGAGCTTTGTACCTAGGTTTTGCCCTTCCTGAAGCTGGTGCTATTGGAATCATTGGAGGTGCAGATGGACCAACAGCCATTTTCCTTTCGTCTAAATTAGCAAACGGTGTTAACCTACTTCCAGATGGTACAACAGTTAAAAACTTAATTGGCCCAATCGCAATTGCTGCGTATTCTTATATGGCATTGGTTCCTGTAATTCAGCCACCTTTAATGCGCTTGTTGATTTCAAAAAAAGATAGAAAAATCAAAATGAAACCACCAAGAGCGGTAACTCAAAAGGAGAAAATGATTTTCCCAGTAGTCGCTATGATTCTAACGTTATTCATTTCACCTAGTGCATTACCATTATTGGGGATGTTATTCTTTGGAAACTTGTTAAAAGAATCTGGTAGAACAGAACGTTTAGCAGATACTGCAAGAACAAAATTAATTGACATCGTCACCATTCTATTAGGTGTAACAGTTGGTGCGTCAACACAAGCCGATATTTTTATCACTAAAGATTCTATGTTAATCTTTGGACTTGGCGCCATATCATTTGTCATCGCTACAATGGGAGGATTACTATTTGCAAAATTCATGAATCTATTCTTAAAAGGAGACAATAAAATAAACCCATTAATTGGTGCAGCAGGAGTTTCTGCCGTGCCAGATAGTGCGAGAGTAGTACATCATGAAGGGTTAAAATCAGATCCAACTAATTATTTACTAATGCATGCCATGGCACCTAATGTTTCTGGTGTTATTGGTTCTGCCATCGCAGCTGGTATCATTTTAAGCTTCTTGGCATAAACAACTATAATTATTTAAATTTTTTCAGCATGAAAATACCTAATATAATGACAGCTACTGAAGCTGTTAAGCTCATAAAATCAAACGATCGTGTATTAATACAAGGTGGTTCTGCCACACCACAAACCTTAGTGAAAGCTATGGTAGATCGTGCTCCGGAATTAAAAAATGTTGAAATCGTTCATTTACATACCGAAGGTGAAAGTGGTTATACGAATCCCGATTTGAGAGAAAGTTTTCATACAAAAGCTTTTTTCATAGGTGGAAATGTTAGAAAAATGGTAGGTAATACAGTTGATTATATTCCTATTTTTTTAAGTGATATTCCAAGTTTGTTCCGCGAAGGTTACATGAACTTAGATGTCGTTTTAGTCAACGTGTCTCCACCAGATAAACATGGTTTTTGTTCTTTAGGAGTATCTGTTGATATTGTAATTTCTGCTATCGAAAAAGGGAAGACAATAATCGCGCAAATCAACCCTAAAATGCCACGTACATTTGGAGATGCCTTAGTGCATTTAAACAAATTTAATGCTTGTGTTTTAGTTGATGAAGACATTTATGAAATGAAATTTGTTGCACCTTCTGCAGAAGAAGAAGCGATTGGTAGAAATATCGCAGGTATTATAGAAGATGGAGCAACACTTCAAATGGGAATTGGAGGTATTCCAAACGCTGTTTTAACCTTTTTACACAACCATAAAAATTTAGGAATTCATACCGAAATGTTCTCGGAAGGTATTGTAGATTTAGTTGAAAAAGGCATCGTTAATGGCTCTCATAAAAAAGTAAATCCTTATAAAATAATATCTGGTTTTGCAATGGGAACACGTCGTTTGTATGATTTTATGGATGATAATCCAGAAATTGAAATGAATGATATTGCGTATGTGAATGACACCTCTATAATTCGACAAAACCCCAAAGTAACAGCAATTAATTCAGCCATAGAAATTGATTTAACAGGTCAAGTTTGTGCAGATTCTATCGGAACACGAATGTTTTCGGGTGTTGGTGGACAAATGGATTTTATGCGTGGTGCTGCTTTATCTAAAGGAGGAAAACCTATTATAGCTATTACATCAATGACTTCAAAAGGTGTTTCAAAAATAGTATCTTTGTTAAAACCAGGTTCAGGAGTTGTAACTACCAGAGCACATGCAAGATATGTAGCTACAGAATATGGTATTGCCGAATTATTTGGTAAAAGCTTAAAAGAACGTGCACAATCCTTAAGAGATATTGCACATCCTAATAGCAGAGAAGAATTAGATAAAGCTATTTTCGAAAGATTCGGAAGCAGTTTAATGATATAATAAATTAGTAAATCCGTCTTCGGTATATAGCAACATATCTGTGTACATCAGTAAAAATAAGCCGGAAACAAATGGAAAAGGATTCCATAAATTCAACAGGTTTACACAATGCAAATAATAGCTTTATAAATTATACGGATAATTAATAAATTCAAATAATTAATATGAATACTAAAAATAAACCGCTCTTTTCAGAATTCCCACCAGTGTCAACAGAACAGTGGATGGAAAGAGTTACAGCCGATTTAAAAGGTGCGGATTTTGATAAAAAACTAGTTTGGAAAAACTTAAATGGTATCAATATTCAACCGTGTTATAATAGTGAAACTAAAATCACACAGCTTAAAAATACAGGAGAAAATTCTCAAACATTGGTCAATTATAGAACCGTTGCCGTTTGCTGTTCTGAAACAGGAAATGATGCCGCTAAAAAAGCCATTGAAGAAGGCATCAACGGTATCATTTTTCAAATTATAAGTGAAGTCAAAGTCGAAGAACTTTTAAAAGATATTGACTTAAGTACTATTACAGTGTCTTTTGAATTGTATAATAATGTTATCCCTTTTACTAAAGACTTAGTTCAATATGCTAAAGGCAAAGACTTAAAAGGCTACATTAACACCAGAATCATTTCTAACTATGTCACCACAGGATCATTTGATGATACTCAAATTGATAACGCTGCAGAATTAATAAAATTAACAGCAGACTTCCCAGATTTTAAAGCGCTCACCATTTCTGGAACTGAATTTTTAGATTCAGGTGCTAACCAAGTTCAAGAGATTGCTTATACTTTAAATGCATTAGTATTCTTAACCGAAAAACTAAAAGCAAAAGGTATTGCTGTTCAAGATGTTTTTAACAACTTAAATGTGCTACTCGCTATCGGTTTAGAATATTTTGTTGAAATAGGAAAGTTTAGAGCCTTCAATAATTTATTAGCTGAAGTAGCTGCTAAATATGGTATTTCAGATTTTTCTAATACCATAACGGCTAAGACATCAATTTGGAGTAAATCTATTACTGATGCCGAAACGAATTTATTGCGTTGTACTACAGAAGCCATGTCTGCTATATTAGGTAATGTAGATGGTGTGTTAATTGATGCTTACGATAAGGAATTTAAAAGCGCATCCGATTTTTCAAGTCGTATTGCAGGAAACATTACTACCATTTTAAGAGAAGAATCTTATTTCGGAAAAGTTTCTAATCCTGTTGATGGCTCTTATTATATTGAAGAAGTAAGTTCTAAAATCGCGGAAAAAGCTTTAGAGTTATTTAAAACCATTGAAAGTGAAGGTGGTTTCTTTACAGCTTTTGAAAACGAAACCATTCAACAACAAATTGCTGAAATTCGTTTGAAAAAACTGAAATTATTAAGCCAACGTCGTACAGCGATGGTTGGGATTAATAAATATCCTAACTTAATGGAAACGGTAGATAAAAATTTATTATCTACAAGTAAAGATTCAAACCCAAAAGTATTAACACCACGTCGTGCGTCTTTAGAAATTGAAGCTATGAGACGTGTCACTGAAGAATTAGTGGCTGAAACGAATGTGCGTCCAATTGTTCAATTAGCCAGCTATGGTAATTTAACGATGCGAAAAGCGAGAGCAGCATTTGCTTACGATTTTATTGGTGTTAGTGGTTTTGATGTACATCAAGAAGAAAGTTTTGAAACGGCTACTATAGCGGCTTATGAAAGTGCAAAATCAAATTCACATGTGGTGGTTATTTGTAGTTCCGATGACGATTACGATGCTACTGCACTCGACTTTATAAACACCTTTAGAGCGCTTAGTAAAGACAAAGTGTTGTTACTAGCAGGAGCACCTAAAAATATGGACGAATTAACTGAAGCTGGTTTAGATGGTGTGGTTAACATGAGAACTGATGTTCTTGTGACACTAGCTGCTATTCAGGAAAAAATCCAAAAAACCTTTAAATCTTTAGAAGTATGAAATCGCTTTGGCGATGCCATTAAACTATTGAAATCTTTAAATAAAAAC encodes:
- a CDS encoding OadG family protein codes for the protein MTQILLYTDPISEGYVILITGLLIVFGALVTLALFFNYGLPVMLYIYKIITKGKDKKISEIKVKRDSDFTGELSAVIGASVHMYLSEQHDVESGILTIKQVKKTYSPWSSKIYGTQNRL
- a CDS encoding biotin/lipoyl-containing protein, with the translated sequence MKTYKFKVNENGYTVNVKSHEDNIINLEVNGTSYDVIMSTEIKKTKTPTLVRSASKQPAAPLQTTPKSQKTNIVAPIPGVILSLNVKVGDTIKENDLLLVLEAMKMENNIVAEKAGVVASIKVVVGQQVLQDAILIELE
- a CDS encoding sodium ion-translocating decarboxylase subunit beta, which produces MKKLIIIFSSIALLVFLRPVLGLGENINSASNSSISTTQVDDNEEESIITEAVDGIKSFYSYTGFANSSSGNVIMIFIGIVFIYLGIKYNYEPLLLIPIGAGVILGNIPFVAGNQTGIYETGSVLNYLYFGVVKGIYPPLIFLGIGAMTDFSSLIANPKLMLLGGAAQIGVFATFMGALYLGFALPEAGAIGIIGGADGPTAIFLSSKLANGVNLLPDGTTVKNLIGPIAIAAYSYMALVPVIQPPLMRLLISKKDRKIKMKPPRAVTQKEKMIFPVVAMILTLFISPSALPLLGMLFFGNLLKESGRTERLADTARTKLIDIVTILLGVTVGASTQADIFITKDSMLIFGLGAISFVIATMGGLLFAKFMNLFLKGDNKINPLIGAAGVSAVPDSARVVHHEGLKSDPTNYLLMHAMAPNVSGVIGSAIAAGIILSFLA
- a CDS encoding acetyl-CoA hydrolase/transferase family protein, which gives rise to MKIPNIMTATEAVKLIKSNDRVLIQGGSATPQTLVKAMVDRAPELKNVEIVHLHTEGESGYTNPDLRESFHTKAFFIGGNVRKMVGNTVDYIPIFLSDIPSLFREGYMNLDVVLVNVSPPDKHGFCSLGVSVDIVISAIEKGKTIIAQINPKMPRTFGDALVHLNKFNACVLVDEDIYEMKFVAPSAEEEAIGRNIAGIIEDGATLQMGIGGIPNAVLTFLHNHKNLGIHTEMFSEGIVDLVEKGIVNGSHKKVNPYKIISGFAMGTRRLYDFMDDNPEIEMNDIAYVNDTSIIRQNPKVTAINSAIEIDLTGQVCADSIGTRMFSGVGGQMDFMRGAALSKGGKPIIAITSMTSKGVSKIVSLLKPGSGVVTTRAHARYVATEYGIAELFGKSLKERAQSLRDIAHPNSREELDKAIFERFGSSLMI
- a CDS encoding methylmalonyl-CoA mutase family protein: MNTKNKPLFSEFPPVSTEQWMERVTADLKGADFDKKLVWKNLNGINIQPCYNSETKITQLKNTGENSQTLVNYRTVAVCCSETGNDAAKKAIEEGINGIIFQIISEVKVEELLKDIDLSTITVSFELYNNVIPFTKDLVQYAKGKDLKGYINTRIISNYVTTGSFDDTQIDNAAELIKLTADFPDFKALTISGTEFLDSGANQVQEIAYTLNALVFLTEKLKAKGIAVQDVFNNLNVLLAIGLEYFVEIGKFRAFNNLLAEVAAKYGISDFSNTITAKTSIWSKSITDAETNLLRCTTEAMSAILGNVDGVLIDAYDKEFKSASDFSSRIAGNITTILREESYFGKVSNPVDGSYYIEEVSSKIAEKALELFKTIESEGGFFTAFENETIQQQIAEIRLKKLKLLSQRRTAMVGINKYPNLMETVDKNLLSTSKDSNPKVLTPRRASLEIEAMRRVTEELVAETNVRPIVQLASYGNLTMRKARAAFAYDFIGVSGFDVHQEESFETATIAAYESAKSNSHVVVICSSDDDYDATALDFINTFRALSKDKVLLLAGAPKNMDELTEAGLDGVVNMRTDVLVTLAAIQEKIQKTFKSLEV